A region from the Paenibacillus humicola genome encodes:
- a CDS encoding MFS transporter, whose amino-acid sequence MAFTASSNRGHVKPKPSAAPEPDLAKTSLLSQPRAVWAVFFACIIAFMGLGLVDPIMPAIAGSLHAAKSQVTLLFTSYNAVMAVAMLITGAVSSRLGIKWTLLTGIVVIAVFSALGGFSSDIWTLVGLRGGWGLGNALFVATSLAAIVSLSRSTSAKAIILYEAAIGLGISVGPLLGGWLGAISWRGPFLGVAALMVIAFIAVFFLMPGTASRPKRQTLADPFRAMKHRSLLVFGLTAALYNFGFFTLLAYAPFVLGLDAHGLGFVFLCWGVLLALTSVFMAPVLQRRFGTVKSMCAMLVLFAVLLAVMGIWTSTQWVVIAAVIAAGALLGNNNTLITTAVMNAAPVERPTASAAYSFLRFLGGAVAPYMAGRLSEIYNAHVPFYTGAAFVLVSVLFIGLNAKHVSHVDRAEAGH is encoded by the coding sequence ATGGCATTTACAGCGAGCTCCAATCGGGGGCATGTGAAGCCGAAGCCTTCGGCCGCGCCTGAGCCCGATCTTGCGAAAACAAGCTTATTGTCCCAGCCGCGGGCGGTATGGGCGGTCTTCTTCGCCTGCATCATCGCCTTCATGGGGCTGGGACTTGTCGACCCGATTATGCCGGCGATAGCAGGCAGTCTGCACGCGGCGAAAAGCCAGGTTACGCTGCTGTTCACCAGCTATAATGCAGTGATGGCGGTCGCCATGCTCATTACCGGCGCAGTTTCGTCCCGGCTCGGGATCAAGTGGACGCTGCTCACCGGGATCGTCGTGATCGCCGTATTCTCGGCGCTGGGCGGATTCTCGAGCGATATTTGGACGCTGGTCGGCCTGCGCGGCGGCTGGGGGCTTGGCAACGCGCTGTTCGTCGCGACGTCGCTTGCCGCCATCGTTTCGCTGTCGCGGAGCACTTCCGCAAAAGCGATCATCCTGTACGAAGCGGCGATCGGGCTCGGCATCTCGGTCGGGCCGCTGCTCGGCGGCTGGCTGGGCGCGATCTCATGGCGGGGGCCATTTCTCGGTGTGGCAGCGCTCATGGTGATCGCGTTTATTGCCGTCTTCTTCCTGATGCCGGGCACCGCGAGCCGCCCGAAGCGGCAGACGCTGGCCGACCCGTTCCGGGCGATGAAGCACCGCTCTTTGCTCGTGTTCGGCCTTACCGCCGCGCTGTACAATTTTGGCTTTTTTACGTTGCTTGCTTACGCGCCGTTCGTTTTGGGGTTGGACGCGCACGGGCTCGGGTTCGTGTTCCTCTGCTGGGGGGTCCTGCTGGCCCTGACCTCCGTCTTCATGGCGCCGGTCCTGCAGCGCCGCTTCGGTACCGTAAAATCGATGTGCGCGATGCTCGTGCTGTTCGCCGTCCTGCTTGCGGTCATGGGCATCTGGACCTCGACGCAGTGGGTCGTCATCGCCGCCGTTATCGCCGCGGGGGCCCTCCTGGGCAACAATAACACGCTGATCACGACCGCAGTGATGAACGCCGCGCCCGTGGAGCGGCCGACGGCTTCGGCGGCTTACAGCTTTCTCCGCTTTCTGGGCGGCGCCGTGGCGCCTTACATGGCCGGCAGACTGTCGGAAATCTATAACGCTCACGTTCCGTTCTACACCGGAGCCGCGTTCGTGCTTGTCTCGGTGCTGTTTATCGGCCTTAACGCCAAGCACGTCTCACATGTCGACCGTGCGGAAGCGGGCCATTGA
- a CDS encoding CBS domain-containing protein — MLAHEIMIAQVVKAKEDETVRSVIEKFIKHRISGMPVVNDRNEIVGFISDGDIMRYIGKHADIVVGTIYYATVLKGDHEAFEERTRHLLQLGVMDIAKKKAIQVSWDANVEDVAAILGHKRIKKVPVERNGVLTGIISRGDVIRHSFQSIL, encoded by the coding sequence ATGCTGGCGCATGAAATTATGATTGCTCAGGTGGTTAAAGCGAAGGAAGATGAAACGGTCCGTTCCGTCATTGAAAAATTTATCAAGCACCGGATCAGCGGCATGCCCGTCGTTAATGACCGGAACGAGATCGTCGGCTTCATCAGCGACGGAGACATTATGCGCTATATCGGCAAGCATGCGGACATCGTCGTCGGTACGATTTATTATGCGACGGTTCTTAAAGGGGATCATGAGGCTTTCGAGGAACGGACGCGCCATTTGCTTCAGCTGGGCGTGATGGACATCGCCAAGAAGAAGGCGATTCAGGTTTCCTGGGATGCGAACGTCGAGGACGTGGCCGCCATTCTTGGCCACAAAAGGATCAAAAAGGTGCCCGTCGAGCGAAACGGAGTACTGACGGGCATCATCAGCCGCGGCGACGTGATCCGGCATTCGTTTCAGTCGATTCTGTAA
- a CDS encoding MarR family winged helix-turn-helix transcriptional regulator codes for MDERAIETIEMELAILIRRATSAGRNLGTLDRSAYLLLNQIASHSRAGVKTLADEFHLDISTVSRQTAALEQKGYVTRIPDPDDGRAYVLEMTELGAKELEECRQARFVRFRELLKDWPEADRAAFGRLLHRFNRTFS; via the coding sequence ATGGATGAACGCGCAATCGAAACGATCGAGATGGAGCTGGCGATTCTCATCCGTCGGGCGACTTCCGCAGGGCGCAATCTGGGCACCCTGGACCGGTCCGCCTATTTGCTGCTGAACCAGATCGCCTCGCACAGCCGCGCCGGCGTGAAGACGCTGGCGGACGAATTTCATCTGGATATCTCGACGGTAAGCCGGCAGACGGCGGCTCTCGAACAGAAAGGCTATGTGACGCGAATCCCCGATCCGGACGACGGGCGAGCCTATGTGCTGGAAATGACCGAGCTTGGCGCCAAAGAGCTGGAGGAGTGCAGGCAAGCCCGCTTCGTCCGCTTCCGCGAGCTGCTGAAAGACTGGCCCGAAGCGGATCGGGCAGCTTTCGGACGGCTGCTCCACCGGTTCAACCGGACATTCAGTTAA
- a CDS encoding uracil-DNA glycosylase: MTDFIPEIWEEEAPPPHAAVCGRCELSRHRKRVVWGEGSPSAPLFVLLDNPGAREDREGRAFVCGTRETLQLGLREAGLAPGLVYVSYLLKCRPVRAYDKPAARAACAPYLQLQLGEKKPRLLLGLGNTVVETLFPDMEADVKSFRGRRHDYNGIPVVVSYHPLAVRRRPVLMKAFVEDLRLAAELVGREGGANGRKLN, encoded by the coding sequence ATGACGGATTTCATACCGGAAATATGGGAGGAGGAAGCGCCCCCGCCGCATGCGGCGGTTTGCGGGCGATGCGAGCTGTCCCGGCACCGGAAGCGGGTGGTGTGGGGCGAGGGCAGCCCCTCGGCGCCGCTGTTCGTGCTGCTGGACAATCCGGGCGCGCGTGAGGATCGGGAAGGCCGGGCGTTCGTATGCGGCACCCGCGAGACGCTGCAGCTCGGCCTGCGGGAGGCCGGTCTCGCGCCCGGGCTCGTCTATGTGAGCTACCTGCTCAAGTGCCGCCCGGTGCGGGCGTACGACAAGCCGGCGGCGCGCGCGGCGTGCGCGCCTTATCTGCAGCTTCAGCTCGGGGAGAAGAAGCCGCGGCTGCTGCTCGGTCTCGGCAACACGGTCGTGGAGACGCTGTTTCCGGATATGGAGGCCGATGTGAAGAGCTTCAGGGGGAGACGGCACGACTATAACGGCATCCCGGTCGTCGTTTCTTACCATCCCCTTGCCGTCAGACGCAGGCCCGTGCTGATGAAAGCTTTCGTCGAGGACTTGCGGCTGGCGGCTGAGCTGGTCGGGAGGGAGGGCGGCGCGAATGGACGGAAGCTTAACTGA
- a CDS encoding sulfite exporter TauE/SafE family protein, with protein MTLPIPLFFGLLGGSALLAGLLKNGFGVGAGAFITPILSLFMPPAAAVAMMTPILLITDVDGIRLYWKKWDSALSLRLLPSAAVGTVAGLLWSHAISPDLLKRTIGLLTILFSLYVIFLKNREANSRLDVWDALPVQIGWGLAAGLIGALINAAGIVLTIYFILIKLPKVKYIGTLMLLLTVMDAIKIVYFALVGSIGGSGWLNVVYVLPLVLLGGYIGHKINLRVSPQKFESILFSLIFVSGVALLL; from the coding sequence ATGACACTACCGATCCCGTTATTTTTCGGCCTGCTGGGCGGCTCGGCCCTGCTGGCCGGCCTGCTCAAAAACGGCTTCGGCGTCGGCGCCGGAGCCTTCATCACCCCGATCCTGTCGCTCTTCATGCCGCCGGCCGCCGCTGTCGCAATGATGACTCCGATCCTGCTTATTACCGACGTGGACGGCATACGGCTGTATTGGAAGAAGTGGGACTCGGCGTTATCGCTCCGGCTGCTGCCTTCCGCGGCTGTCGGCACGGTCGCCGGTCTCCTGTGGTCGCACGCGATTTCACCGGACCTGCTGAAGCGAACGATCGGCCTGCTGACGATCCTGTTCTCGTTATACGTCATTTTTCTGAAAAATAGGGAGGCGAATTCCCGCCTAGACGTGTGGGACGCGCTGCCCGTCCAAATCGGCTGGGGGCTGGCCGCCGGCCTGATCGGCGCGCTGATCAACGCCGCGGGTATCGTGCTGACGATCTATTTCATCCTGATCAAGCTGCCGAAAGTGAAATATATCGGCACGCTGATGCTGCTCTTGACGGTGATGGACGCCATTAAAATCGTCTATTTCGCCCTGGTGGGCTCGATCGGGGGCAGCGGCTGGCTTAACGTCGTTTATGTGCTGCCGCTCGTCCTGCTGGGCGGTTATATCGGGCATAAGATCAACCTGAGGGTATCCCCTCAAAAATTCGAATCGATTTTGTTCAGCCTGATTTTCGTATCGGGCGTCGCCTTATTGCTGTAA
- a CDS encoding GntR family transcriptional regulator, whose amino-acid sequence MELKNGPTPLYIQLKEIIQERIDNNIYQVGQQIPPELQFVQEFGISRPTVRQALSELMQEGRLTVKRGIGTFVTAKPMNTNANRFITFAEQMKMSGMKERAVLMRKGTMPATRKLSAELGIEPDAEVYEIIRVRYGDEEPLAIRCSYIAVSLHPNLLDRDLEQTPLFETLSRDCGIVATRARQTYQAVPATELEAKWLTVPEGSPLMMSTGVIYSDRGLPIESVKVLYKGNRYQFTVDQAGDGGSHVLNNEWIGMA is encoded by the coding sequence ATGGAACTTAAAAACGGTCCGACGCCGTTATATATTCAGCTGAAGGAAATCATTCAGGAGCGGATCGACAACAACATCTATCAGGTGGGCCAGCAGATCCCGCCCGAGCTCCAGTTCGTCCAGGAGTTCGGCATCAGCCGGCCCACCGTCAGGCAGGCGCTGTCCGAGCTGATGCAGGAAGGGCGGCTGACGGTCAAACGGGGAATCGGCACCTTCGTGACCGCCAAGCCGATGAATACGAATGCGAACCGGTTTATTACGTTCGCGGAGCAGATGAAAATGTCCGGCATGAAGGAACGGGCCGTGCTGATGCGGAAAGGCACGATGCCGGCGACCCGGAAGCTGAGCGCGGAGCTTGGCATCGAGCCGGATGCCGAGGTGTACGAAATCATCCGCGTCCGGTACGGCGACGAGGAGCCGCTTGCGATTCGCTGCTCCTATATCGCGGTCAGCCTGCATCCGAACCTGCTTGACCGCGACCTGGAGCAGACGCCGCTGTTCGAAACGCTGTCCCGCGACTGCGGCATTGTCGCGACGCGGGCCAGGCAAACCTACCAGGCCGTGCCGGCGACGGAACTGGAAGCGAAGTGGCTGACCGTGCCGGAAGGCTCTCCCCTGATGATGAGCACCGGCGTCATTTACAGCGACCGGGGGCTGCCGATCGAAAGCGTGAAGGTGCTGTACAAAGGGAACCGCTACCAGTTCACGGTCGATCAGGCGGGCGACGGCGGATCGCATGTCCTGAACAACGAATGGATCGGGATGGCATGA
- a CDS encoding ABC transporter permease — protein sequence MENTNATGVEEMPVVWERRKWLPFLRGFKKAGGLAVTVAVILGVWQLASMMSNNATLLPGPAVVGKTLADLFHKGLLIEHTAASLGRILTAWILSAIIAVPLGVLMGRVAWLEKLIRPFIEIIRPISPLAWIPLAILWFGIGLSGKLFVIMIASIFPILLNTISGVQEVNPTLLRAAKSFGCSPLQMTFKVCIPAALPTIATGLRISFGSAWMAIIAAEMVASKSGLGYMIIDGMEILRSDIVIAGMVVIGVLGYLFDIMFRMVERKMM from the coding sequence ATGGAAAATACGAATGCAACCGGCGTCGAAGAAATGCCGGTTGTGTGGGAACGCCGGAAATGGCTGCCGTTTCTCCGCGGGTTCAAGAAAGCGGGGGGACTGGCCGTAACGGTCGCCGTCATTCTCGGCGTCTGGCAGCTGGCGTCGATGATGTCGAATAACGCGACCCTGCTGCCGGGGCCGGCCGTCGTCGGCAAGACGCTGGCGGATTTGTTTCATAAAGGACTTCTGATCGAGCATACGGCGGCGAGTCTGGGACGCATTCTGACCGCCTGGATTCTCTCGGCGATCATCGCCGTCCCGCTCGGCGTCCTCATGGGCAGAGTCGCCTGGCTGGAGAAGCTGATCCGGCCTTTTATCGAAATCATCCGGCCGATTTCCCCGCTGGCCTGGATACCGCTCGCGATTTTGTGGTTCGGTATCGGGCTGTCGGGCAAGCTGTTCGTCATTATGATCGCCAGTATTTTTCCGATTCTGCTCAACACGATTTCCGGCGTTCAGGAAGTGAACCCGACGCTGCTGCGGGCGGCGAAATCGTTCGGCTGCTCGCCGCTGCAGATGACGTTCAAGGTATGCATTCCGGCCGCGCTGCCGACGATCGCAACCGGCCTCCGTATTTCCTTCGGTAGCGCCTGGATGGCCATTATCGCGGCGGAAATGGTCGCTTCGAAATCGGGTCTCGGCTATATGATTATCGACGGTATGGAAATTTTGCGGTCGGACATTGTCATTGCCGGCATGGTCGTCATCGGCGTGCTCGGTTATCTGTTTGATATTATGTTCCGGATGGTGGAACGAAAAATGATGTAG
- a CDS encoding asparaginase: MSRVALIATGGTISMDLDPVTGKAVPSLDGKQLLATIPKRLLPCEVDVIDYGRIGGAQLTPNHFREIAKRIESLEAVGSYDGYVVVQGTDVMEETAYLLDLLLDLQAPVAVTGAMRHAGEAGPDGAANLLQAIVVAGSRAARGKGVLVVLANEIYAAMDAVKTHSFHVKAFDAPGKGPIGAILNDRVVFFYQPLLRRHCKPDHLDARVFIVKCGIGENLDDLPLAKYDGFVIEGTGVGNGQVWMEEWIARQHAAGKPVVITSRCQGGWVDSVYGYPGSVSKLAAAGAILGHGLNAVKARIQLIAILGETRDLKRIEQFFEWM; the protein is encoded by the coding sequence ATGAGCAGGGTAGCGCTCATCGCGACAGGCGGAACGATCTCGATGGATCTCGATCCGGTCACGGGCAAGGCGGTGCCTTCGCTGGACGGAAAGCAGCTGCTCGCCACGATTCCGAAGCGTTTGCTGCCGTGCGAGGTCGACGTGATCGATTATGGGCGGATCGGCGGCGCGCAGCTCACCCCGAATCATTTTCGCGAGATTGCCAAAAGGATTGAATCGCTGGAAGCGGTCGGGAGCTACGACGGCTACGTCGTCGTGCAGGGAACGGACGTCATGGAGGAGACGGCTTATTTGCTGGACCTGCTGCTCGATCTGCAGGCGCCCGTCGCGGTCACGGGGGCGATGCGCCATGCGGGAGAGGCCGGTCCCGACGGGGCGGCGAACCTGCTTCAGGCGATCGTCGTCGCCGGCAGCCGGGCGGCCAGGGGCAAAGGCGTGCTCGTCGTGTTAGCGAACGAGATCTATGCCGCCATGGATGCCGTCAAGACGCACAGCTTCCATGTCAAAGCGTTCGACGCTCCCGGCAAAGGACCGATCGGCGCAATCCTGAACGACCGCGTCGTGTTTTTTTACCAGCCTTTGCTGCGGCGGCACTGCAAACCGGACCATTTGGACGCACGGGTGTTTATCGTGAAATGCGGCATCGGCGAGAACCTGGATGACCTGCCGCTCGCGAAATACGACGGCTTCGTCATCGAGGGAACGGGCGTCGGCAACGGGCAGGTATGGATGGAGGAATGGATCGCTCGGCAGCACGCGGCGGGCAAGCCCGTCGTGATCACATCGAGGTGTCAGGGCGGCTGGGTCGATTCGGTATACGGCTATCCCGGATCGGTGTCGAAGCTGGCAGCGGCCGGGGCAATTCTCGGTCATGGCTTGAACGCGGTGAAGGCCAGGATCCAATTGATCGCCATTTTGGGGGAAACCCGGGATTTGAAGCGCATTGAACAATTTTTCGAATGGATGTAA
- a CDS encoding ABC transporter ATP-binding protein, whose translation MEQPVIEVNRANVTFPTNNGPFTALSDVSLQIQKGEFVCLLGPSGCGKSTLLFSVGKQQKLTSGEIRFGGQPLHEVGAFHEKVSIVFQEHALFPWLTVQDNIQFPLKVKKLPDKLAKETAEHYMQMVGLSAFRDRKPSQLSGGMKQRVGIARALAMETEVILMDEPFGALDAQTRSALQEELIAIWQKERRTILFVTHGIDEAVFLADRIVVMKANPGKIKEIVPVELPRPRDTTSTEFVEYERRIKSLLHYEIMSAQRAGERPA comes from the coding sequence ATGGAACAACCCGTAATCGAGGTGAACCGCGCCAATGTGACGTTTCCGACCAACAACGGCCCGTTCACGGCGCTATCCGACGTTTCCCTGCAAATCCAAAAAGGCGAATTCGTCTGCCTGCTCGGCCCGTCCGGCTGCGGAAAAAGCACGCTGCTGTTCAGCGTCGGCAAGCAGCAGAAGCTGACCTCCGGCGAAATCCGCTTCGGCGGGCAGCCGCTCCATGAAGTGGGCGCGTTCCACGAGAAGGTGAGCATCGTTTTTCAGGAGCATGCCCTGTTCCCGTGGCTGACGGTTCAGGATAATATTCAGTTTCCGCTGAAGGTGAAAAAGCTGCCGGATAAGCTCGCGAAGGAAACGGCCGAGCATTACATGCAGATGGTCGGGCTGTCCGCCTTCCGGGACCGCAAGCCAAGCCAGCTGTCCGGGGGGATGAAGCAGCGCGTGGGCATCGCCCGTGCGCTCGCGATGGAGACCGAGGTCATCCTGATGGACGAACCGTTCGGCGCATTGGACGCGCAGACGCGCTCCGCGCTGCAGGAGGAGCTCATCGCGATCTGGCAGAAGGAGCGGCGGACGATTCTGTTCGTGACCCATGGAATTGACGAAGCGGTGTTTTTGGCCGACCGCATTGTCGTCATGAAAGCCAACCCGGGCAAAATCAAGGAAATCGTACCCGTCGAGCTGCCGAGACCCCGGGATACCACCTCGACCGAATTCGTCGAGTACGAACGGCGGATCAAGTCGCTTCTTCATTATGAAATCATGAGTGCGCAGCGAGCCGGGGAACGGCCGGCATGA
- a CDS encoding ABC transporter substrate-binding protein has protein sequence MKRQLWIGIIVLTLVLTACGKKETTGDVTNSDTKNTAASGPKAPKVIKFGVQPSLQPPYIAEKEGFFKEIETKYKTKIEFVKFDSGGPENSALAAGELSWAQYGMAPAIVGMDKADSLLTAIDILEQTAVIAGPSVTSLADLKGKTVGFPGKGSQQYPLMLKALEKAGMKEDDINLISMDASNMATALANKEISAFIAWDPHTTKAVQSGAGKILVRAEQIMPLKEGHYLGEGVVVKRDFAKQYPELTQDIVKAIEKANGYIVAHPDELPALWSDAIGLDPNIIKFSLDNKMSIFVEDIKPDAQALKPYIEMLNQYGVTQIADVDKFLGEHILTADAG, from the coding sequence ATGAAAAGACAGCTATGGATCGGAATTATCGTTTTAACGCTTGTGTTAACCGCATGCGGCAAGAAAGAAACAACGGGGGATGTCACGAATTCTGACACAAAAAATACAGCCGCGAGCGGCCCTAAAGCGCCGAAGGTCATCAAGTTCGGCGTGCAGCCTTCCCTGCAGCCGCCGTATATCGCCGAGAAAGAGGGATTCTTCAAGGAAATCGAAACGAAATACAAGACGAAGATCGAATTCGTCAAATTCGATTCCGGCGGACCGGAGAACAGCGCCCTGGCGGCGGGCGAGCTGAGCTGGGCGCAATACGGCATGGCGCCGGCCATCGTGGGCATGGATAAAGCGGACAGCCTGCTGACCGCGATCGATATTTTGGAGCAAACCGCCGTTATCGCCGGTCCTTCCGTTACGTCCCTGGCCGATTTGAAGGGCAAGACTGTCGGGTTCCCGGGGAAAGGCTCCCAGCAGTACCCGCTCATGCTCAAGGCGCTTGAGAAAGCGGGCATGAAGGAGGACGACATCAATCTCATCTCGATGGATGCGTCCAACATGGCAACCGCGCTTGCAAACAAAGAAATTTCGGCGTTCATCGCCTGGGATCCCCATACGACAAAAGCGGTGCAGAGCGGAGCCGGAAAAATTTTGGTCCGCGCAGAGCAAATCATGCCGCTCAAAGAGGGGCACTACCTCGGCGAAGGCGTCGTGGTCAAACGGGATTTCGCCAAGCAGTATCCGGAGCTGACGCAGGATATCGTGAAAGCGATCGAGAAAGCCAACGGCTATATCGTGGCGCATCCGGATGAGCTTCCGGCTTTATGGAGCGATGCGATCGGGCTGGACCCGAACATCATCAAATTTTCGCTCGATAACAAGATGTCGATTTTCGTGGAGGATATCAAACCCGATGCCCAGGCGCTGAAGCCTTATATCGAAATGCTGAACCAATACGGGGTCACCCAAATCGCCGACGTCGACAAGTTCCTGGGGGAACATATTTTAACGGCGGACGCAGGCTGA
- a CDS encoding PepSY-associated TM helix domain-containing protein, whose protein sequence is MRKIILTIHLFLSLTLGLFIVVTCTTGSLVLIEPDVEKLLYPIGQKPSPGDVGPAAIQQRADALHPDFKTSLIEWPDRDGFYHVHLEKDGKDERVVYADPGTGAVFGQVAEDRREPFATIYNLHRYFLLTTVIGKQNAASFVGLLGGGLLLILATGIYLWWPGIKKMALGFRIVRSRGRLMHNMSLHKTIGIISIPVLLLASLTGLLNAFEKSIPGWVGFNAREEIPKSAMQSARADTVLPVDRIVDIVRKSHPDSRPIRIQLPQKPGDTYQVGLREGFGTSDRINSTIYLDASNGEVRYKTNPNLAINLYNTWRKDLHFAVWGGLTVQLITFAFGMMPLVLMVTGLVIWRLKARARKRSGKQQRSQQLQRQESSAI, encoded by the coding sequence ATGCGCAAAATCATATTAACGATTCACTTGTTTCTCAGTTTGACGCTGGGGCTGTTTATAGTCGTCACTTGTACGACGGGGAGCCTGGTACTGATTGAGCCCGATGTGGAGAAATTGCTGTATCCGATCGGGCAGAAGCCGTCGCCGGGCGACGTAGGGCCGGCTGCGATTCAGCAGCGGGCCGATGCGCTTCATCCGGATTTTAAGACAAGCCTGATCGAGTGGCCCGATAGGGACGGGTTCTACCATGTTCATCTTGAAAAAGACGGCAAGGACGAACGGGTCGTATACGCCGATCCCGGAACGGGAGCCGTATTCGGGCAGGTGGCGGAGGATCGCCGCGAGCCGTTCGCCACGATTTATAATTTGCACCGCTATTTTCTGCTGACGACCGTCATCGGCAAGCAAAACGCCGCCTCCTTCGTCGGCTTGCTCGGCGGCGGCCTGCTGCTCATCCTGGCGACCGGCATCTATTTATGGTGGCCCGGCATCAAGAAAATGGCGCTTGGCTTCCGCATCGTGCGAAGCCGCGGCCGTCTGATGCATAATATGAGCCTGCATAAAACGATCGGGATCATTTCGATTCCGGTGCTGCTGCTCGCCTCGCTGACCGGCTTGCTGAATGCGTTCGAGAAATCGATCCCGGGATGGGTCGGCTTCAATGCCCGGGAGGAAATCCCCAAATCGGCCATGCAATCTGCCCGGGCGGATACGGTCCTGCCCGTTGACCGGATCGTCGATATCGTCCGCAAATCGCATCCGGACAGCCGGCCGATCCGGATCCAACTGCCGCAGAAACCGGGCGACACGTATCAGGTCGGGCTGCGGGAAGGCTTCGGCACCTCGGACCGCATCAACAGCACGATCTATCTGGACGCTTCGAACGGCGAAGTGCGGTATAAGACGAATCCGAATTTGGCGATCAATTTGTACAACACATGGAGAAAGGATCTTCATTTTGCCGTCTGGGGCGGCTTGACGGTGCAGCTGATCACGTTCGCATTCGGCATGATGCCGCTCGTGCTGATGGTGACCGGCCTTGTGATCTGGCGGCTGAAGGCGAGGGCGCGCAAACGGAGCGGCAAGCAGCAGCGGAGCCAGCAGCTGCAGCGGCAGGAATCGTCGGCGATTTAA
- a CDS encoding SDR family NAD(P)-dependent oxidoreductase — MYPSFDLTGKIAVVTGASMGIGYGLAKALAHAGATVVTAARSLAPLEELCEEIRAEGGRAYAVRLDVSDVPQIKAVMNQIAQDHGRIDILVNNAGLGANHPATEVTEADWDTMMNVNLKGLFFCCQAAGLIMLDQGYGRIINMSSQASVVGIRDHAVYCASKGGVNQLTRVLALEWSARGVNVNAVGPTFTYTPGTAERLDDPQYLQGVLDRIPAAKVAGIEDVAGAVIYLASPAGGMVTGTVLLVDGGWTAQ, encoded by the coding sequence ATGTATCCAAGCTTTGATTTAACCGGAAAAATCGCCGTCGTGACCGGGGCCAGCATGGGCATCGGTTACGGACTGGCCAAGGCGCTCGCGCATGCGGGCGCAACCGTCGTGACGGCGGCTCGCAGTCTGGCCCCGCTTGAGGAGCTGTGCGAAGAAATTCGCGCGGAAGGCGGCAGGGCATACGCCGTCCGGCTTGACGTATCCGACGTGCCGCAGATTAAAGCGGTCATGAACCAAATCGCGCAGGACCACGGCCGCATCGATATTCTCGTCAACAACGCGGGTCTCGGGGCCAATCATCCCGCAACGGAAGTAACGGAAGCGGACTGGGATACGATGATGAACGTCAACCTGAAGGGGCTGTTCTTCTGCTGCCAGGCCGCAGGCTTGATTATGCTCGATCAGGGATACGGCCGGATTATCAATATGAGCTCGCAGGCAAGTGTCGTCGGCATCCGCGACCACGCCGTATACTGCGCGTCGAAAGGCGGCGTCAACCAGCTGACGCGGGTCTTGGCGCTCGAATGGTCGGCGCGCGGCGTCAACGTCAATGCCGTCGGACCGACATTCACGTATACGCCGGGGACGGCCGAGCGGCTGGACGACCCGCAGTATTTGCAGGGCGTGCTCGACCGGATCCCGGCGGCCAAAGTCGCCGGAATTGAGGATGTTGCGGGAGCCGTCATTTATTTGGCGTCCCCGGCGGGGGGCATGGTGACGGGCACGGTGCTGCTGGTCGATGGCGGCTGGACGGCTCAGTAG